One window of the Hemiscyllium ocellatum isolate sHemOce1 chromosome 11, sHemOce1.pat.X.cur, whole genome shotgun sequence genome contains the following:
- the gpr174 gene encoding probable G-protein coupled receptor 174 gives MSNDSSSCSDDRSTTNFLYAIMYAVIFVPGLIANVLALWVFHAYVKETKRAVIFMINLAIADVAQVLSLPLRIFYYLHQAWPFGSFLCMFCFYLKYVNMYASIFFLVCISIRRCLFLIQPFKYNDCKRRYDVYVSIVGWLLVGAACLPFPLVRHDTKNSSSNFTRCFADLPITEIGISTSVVMVTLAELTGFVLPLAITLICSWKTIMTLREKNPVLQDSGEKKKALKMVLTCSMVFLVCFAPYHITFPLHFLAITGRIEDCFTRKIILTFHPIALCLASLNCCLDPVIYYFTTEEFRRRLSRQEICENDIQLNSKEYG, from the coding sequence ATGTCGAACGATTCATCCAGCTGTAGCGATGATCGGAGTACAACTAACTTCTTGTATGCCATCATGTATGCTGTCATATTTGTACCGGGCTTAATAGCTAATGTCCTGGCGCTATGGGTGTTCCATGCTTATGTTAAGGAGACAAAGCGGGCAGTGATTTTCATGATTAACTTGGCCATTGCTGACGTGGCACAGGTCTTGTCTTTACCACTCCGGATTTTCTACTACTTGCATCAGGCCTGGCCTTTTGGCAGCTTTTTGTGCATGTTTTGTTTCTACCTTAAGTACGTGAACATGTATGCAAGCATCTTCTTCCTGGTCTGCATCAGTATCAGACGGTGCCTCTTCCTGATCCAACCTTTCAAATATAATGATTGTAAGCGCAGGTACGACGTCTATGTGAGTATTGTAGGGTGGCTCCTGGTGGGTGCCGCTTGCCTGCCCTTCCCCTTAGTGAGGCACGACACAAAAAACAGCTCCAGCAACTTCACTCGCTGCTTTGCAGACCTACCCATAACTGAAATTGGCATCTCTACCTCTGTTGTCATGGTAACTCTGGCTGAACTAACAGGCTTTGTGCTACCTCTTGCCATCACGTTGATCTGCTCTTGGAAAACCATCATGACCTTGCGAGAGAAGAACCCAGTTTTACAAGATAGTGGGGAAAAGAAGAAAGCTTTGAAGATGGTGCTGACATGTAGCATGGTCTTCCTGGTCTGCTTTGCGCCGTATCACATTACCTTCCCTTTGCATTTTCTGGCGATAACTGGTCGTATCGAAGACTGCTTCACCAGGAAGATCATACTGACCTTTCACCCCATTGCGCTCTGTCTGGCCAGCCTGAACTGCTGCCTGGATCCAGTCATCTACTATTTCACAACAGAAGAATTCAGGAGAAGACTGTCACGGCAAGAAATCTGTGAAAACGATATTCAGCTCAACTCCAAGGAATATGGTTGA